Proteins encoded by one window of Blautia argi:
- a CDS encoding penicillin-binding protein 2 — protein sequence MVKKIKKFIKKVGLKRTTVVILVFCVMFGVLIQRLFALQIIHGEEYADNFNLSITKERTLKGTRGNILDRNGKPLAYNQLSYSVILEDNGTYDSTREKNLTLNHVAYEILKILKAHNETTDIPFHIVLNEEEKYVFDATGFTLNRFKADVYGEAQIENLTKKQLKSSADEIMEYLSGNKRFALTDEKKPYTKEELKTYGLPESFTTEETLELVKIRYILSTNSFKKYVPVTIATNVSEETVAEIMEQKDDLQGVDIMEDSIRVYDEAESFAPIIGYTGKADAEELQNLRDQGGKYSADAVIGKSGIEKEMETKLQGKDGSETVFVDTMGKVLKIDSNSRKNPKSGNDVYLTIDKDLQRVCYDILEQKIGRNSGSEYYQCQGV from the coding sequence TTGGTTAAGAAAATAAAGAAGTTTATCAAAAAAGTAGGGCTGAAAAGAACAACCGTTGTTATTCTTGTATTCTGCGTCATGTTTGGGGTGCTGATTCAAAGACTTTTTGCTCTGCAGATCATTCATGGCGAGGAATACGCAGATAATTTCAATCTGAGTATTACCAAGGAGAGAACTCTGAAAGGAACCAGAGGAAATATTCTGGACAGAAACGGAAAGCCTCTGGCCTATAATCAGCTTTCCTATTCCGTAATTTTAGAGGATAACGGAACCTATGATTCCACCAGAGAAAAAAACCTGACTCTGAATCATGTGGCCTATGAGATTTTGAAGATTTTAAAAGCACACAATGAAACTACAGATATCCCTTTCCACATTGTATTGAATGAAGAGGAAAAATATGTCTTTGACGCAACAGGCTTTACCTTAAATCGTTTTAAAGCAGACGTATATGGGGAAGCACAGATTGAAAATCTGACGAAAAAGCAGTTAAAATCCAGTGCAGATGAAATTATGGAGTATCTGTCAGGAAACAAACGCTTTGCTCTGACAGATGAAAAGAAGCCGTATACAAAAGAAGAACTGAAGACCTATGGGCTTCCGGAAAGCTTTACAACGGAGGAAACCTTAGAACTGGTAAAAATCCGTTATATTTTGTCTACCAACAGTTTTAAAAAATATGTGCCTGTTACCATTGCTACCAATGTCAGTGAGGAAACTGTGGCAGAAATTATGGAACAGAAAGATGATCTTCAGGGCGTGGATATTATGGAGGATTCTATCCGTGTATACGATGAAGCAGAGAGCTTTGCACCTATTATCGGATATACAGGAAAGGCAGATGCTGAGGAACTTCAGAATCTCCGTGACCAGGGAGGAAAGTATTCTGCTGATGCAGTTATCGGAAAGTCAGGTATTGAAAAGGAAATGGAAACAAAGCTGCAGGGAAAAGACGGATCTGAAACAGTTTTTGTAGATACTATGGGAAAGGTTTTAAAGATTGACAGTAATTCCAGAAAAAATCCAAAGTCCGGAAATGATGTTTATCTGACGATTGACAAGGATTTGCAGAGAGTCTGTTATGACATTCTGGAACAGAAGATTGGCCGGAATTCTGGTAGCGAATATTATCAATGCCAAGGAGTTTAA
- the mreD gene encoding rod shape-determining protein MreD, whose product MRIKRRAVQGLVILVCFILQSTVFQGLSIGSIVPNLLLIVTVSFGFMRGKLSGLWTGLFCGLLKDVFYGNLLGFYALIYLCIGYVAGCCCKIFYDEEIRVPLFLVAAGDLIYGGLVYGMQFLMRGRLQVFYYFGRIMIPEMIYTVLVTVVLYKLLFRLNKKLSELEMKERDSIWLRK is encoded by the coding sequence ATGCGAATAAAAAGAAGAGCAGTACAGGGTCTGGTAATTCTGGTATGCTTTATACTCCAGAGTACCGTATTTCAAGGCCTTTCCATTGGATCCATTGTACCCAATCTGTTGCTGATTGTTACAGTGTCCTTTGGATTTATGCGAGGAAAGCTTTCTGGTCTTTGGACCGGACTTTTCTGCGGACTTTTAAAAGATGTTTTCTACGGAAACCTGCTGGGTTTTTATGCCCTGATTTACCTGTGCATCGGGTATGTGGCAGGGTGCTGCTGCAAAATTTTTTATGATGAAGAGATTCGTGTGCCCCTGTTTTTGGTGGCTGCCGGAGATTTGATTTACGGCGGTCTTGTATATGGTATGCAGTTTCTCATGCGGGGAAGACTGCAGGTTTTCTATTATTTCGGACGTATTATGATTCCGGAAATGATTTATACCGTGCTGGTTACCGTTGTACTTTACAAGTTGCTGTTTCGATTAAATAAGAAACTGAGCGAACTGGAAATGAAAGAGAGAGATTCCATTTGGTTAAGAAAATAA
- a CDS encoding methionine gamma-lyase family protein, with the protein MTEMYQQLGISQKVLDFGNKIEEDLKERFLAIDENAEYNQLKVLHAMQKNKVSEACLYSSTGYGYNDIGRDTLEEVYASTFHTEAALVRPLLACGTHALAVALAGNLRPGDELLSPVGKPYDTLEEVIGIRPSKGSLAEYGVTYRQVELLEDGSFDYEGIRQAINEKTKMVEIQRSKGYLTRPTFSVSQIGELIAFIKGIKPDVICMVDNCYGEFVEKIEPSDVGADLIVGSLIKNPGGGLAPIGGYIAGKQEYVDNAAYRLTCPGLGKEVGATLGVNPAFYQGFFLAPTVTAGALKGAIFAANIYEKLGFLVTPNSTESRHDIIQAVTFGTPEGVVEFCKGIQAAAPVDSYVEPEPWAMPGYDSDVIMAAGAFVQGSSIELSADGPIKPPYTVYFQGGLTWYHAKLGILMSLQKLADKHLVTIPEE; encoded by the coding sequence ATGACAGAAATGTATCAACAGCTTGGCATCAGCCAGAAGGTACTGGATTTTGGAAATAAAATTGAAGAAGATTTGAAGGAGCGTTTTCTTGCCATTGATGAAAATGCAGAATACAATCAGTTAAAAGTTCTTCATGCCATGCAGAAAAACAAGGTCAGCGAGGCATGTCTGTATTCATCTACAGGTTATGGATACAATGATATCGGAAGGGATACCCTGGAAGAAGTCTATGCCAGCACCTTCCATACAGAGGCAGCCCTGGTGCGTCCCCTTCTGGCCTGCGGAACCCATGCCCTGGCTGTGGCTCTTGCGGGAAATCTCCGTCCCGGAGATGAACTGCTCTCCCCTGTGGGAAAGCCTTATGATACCTTAGAGGAGGTCATTGGTATCCGTCCGTCCAAAGGTTCTCTGGCTGAATATGGCGTAACCTATCGTCAGGTAGAACTTTTAGAAGACGGCAGCTTTGACTATGAAGGGATTCGTCAAGCGATTAATGAGAAGACAAAAATGGTGGAGATACAGCGTTCCAAAGGCTATCTCACCCGTCCTACTTTTTCGGTCAGCCAGATTGGAGAGTTAATTGCTTTTATTAAGGGGATTAAGCCGGACGTTATTTGCATGGTGGATAACTGCTACGGTGAATTTGTAGAAAAAATAGAGCCAAGTGATGTAGGCGCTGATTTAATTGTAGGCTCTCTGATTAAGAATCCCGGCGGCGGACTTGCCCCAATCGGCGGCTATATTGCAGGAAAACAGGAATATGTGGACAATGCCGCATACCGTCTGACCTGTCCGGGCCTGGGCAAAGAAGTGGGGGCAACCCTGGGTGTAAACCCTGCCTTTTATCAGGGTTTTTTCCTGGCGCCAACTGTGACAGCCGGAGCTTTAAAGGGAGCAATTTTTGCAGCAAATATCTATGAAAAACTGGGCTTTTTGGTAACGCCAAACAGTACGGAAAGCCGTCATGACATTATTCAGGCAGTGACCTTTGGCACTCCGGAGGGCGTAGTGGAGTTCTGTAAGGGAATTCAGGCGGCAGCGCCGGTAGACAGCTATGTAGAGCCGGAGCCATGGGCAATGCCGGGTTATGACAGTGATGTAATTATGGCGGCCGGAGCTTTTGTACAGGGTTCTTCCATTGAACTTTCTGCAGACGGTCCTATTAAGCCGCCTTATACGGTATATTTCCAGGGAGGTCTTACCTGGTATCACGCAAAGCTGGGAATTCTTATGTCCCTGCAAAAGTTGGCAGACAAGCATCTGGTAACCATTCCGGAAGAATAG
- a CDS encoding NAD(P)/FAD-dependent oxidoreductase — MLSVCQIKLPVTHTREDLEKKLLSVLRIPREELLFWRIARQSLDARKKPDLFFVYTLEASVKKESKVLKKIRSKNVSLLAAKKFNYLCVQKDSFYRPVIVGSGPAGLFCAYYLVKAGLKPLLLERGEDADSRKKTVEHFWKTGELNQESNVQFGEGGAGTFSDGKLNTLVKDPAGRNREVLKIFVEAGAPEEILYQQKPHLGTDTLINIVKNIRSFIEQAGGEIRFSSKMTDLKIKDGRISSITINDTEEVSTDTLVLAVGHSARDTFALLKEKGIHMEAKAFAVGLRAEHPQSLINAYQYGQETEGVLGAASYKLTHKGENGRGVYSFCMCPGGYVVNASSEQGRLAVNGMSYQDRGSVNANSALIVTVTPEDFPGEDILSGMEFQRKLEEKAYRLGKGKIPVQLYEDFCKNQVSAALGAVKPCMKGDYAFANLRTLMPEVLNETLIHGIEAFGHIIPGFSRGDMVLSGIESRTSSPVRICRNEAFQSSVSGIYPCGEGAGYAGGITSAAMDGLKVGEAIMKNLINFS, encoded by the coding sequence ATGTTAAGCGTTTGTCAGATTAAGCTTCCAGTCACTCATACACGGGAGGATTTGGAAAAGAAACTGCTGTCAGTTCTGCGGATTCCAAGAGAAGAGCTTCTTTTCTGGAGGATTGCCAGACAGTCATTAGATGCAAGGAAAAAACCGGATTTATTTTTTGTCTATACGCTGGAGGCTTCAGTAAAAAAAGAGAGTAAGGTGCTGAAAAAAATACGTTCAAAAAATGTAAGTCTGCTGGCTGCAAAAAAATTCAATTATCTTTGTGTACAAAAGGATTCTTTTTACCGTCCGGTTATTGTAGGCAGCGGCCCGGCGGGGCTTTTTTGCGCCTATTATCTGGTAAAGGCAGGATTAAAGCCCCTGCTTCTGGAACGGGGAGAAGACGCGGACAGCCGTAAAAAGACAGTGGAGCATTTCTGGAAAACAGGCGAACTGAATCAGGAATCGAATGTACAGTTTGGAGAAGGCGGTGCAGGAACCTTTTCTGACGGAAAACTGAATACTCTGGTAAAAGACCCTGCAGGTAGAAACAGGGAGGTTTTAAAGATTTTCGTGGAGGCAGGAGCGCCAGAGGAAATTCTCTATCAGCAAAAGCCTCACCTTGGCACAGATACCTTGATAAACATTGTAAAAAATATCCGGAGTTTTATTGAGCAGGCAGGGGGAGAAATTCGTTTTTCTTCTAAAATGACGGATTTGAAGATAAAAGATGGAAGGATTTCTTCCATTACTATAAACGATACAGAAGAAGTTTCCACAGACACACTGGTGTTGGCTGTGGGGCACAGCGCCAGAGATACCTTTGCCCTTTTAAAGGAAAAAGGGATCCATATGGAAGCCAAAGCATTTGCTGTAGGACTTCGCGCAGAGCACCCTCAGTCCCTGATTAACGCTTATCAGTACGGACAGGAAACAGAGGGCGTTCTCGGCGCAGCCAGTTACAAGCTGACCCATAAAGGAGAAAATGGAAGAGGTGTGTACAGTTTTTGCATGTGCCCGGGAGGGTATGTGGTCAATGCATCGTCAGAACAGGGAAGACTTGCAGTAAACGGTATGAGTTATCAGGACCGTGGCTCTGTAAATGCCAACAGTGCGTTGATTGTAACTGTGACGCCGGAGGATTTTCCGGGAGAGGATATACTTTCCGGTATGGAATTTCAGCGAAAGCTGGAAGAAAAGGCGTACAGACTGGGAAAAGGCAAAATTCCCGTGCAGCTTTATGAAGATTTTTGTAAAAATCAGGTTTCTGCTGCATTGGGCGCGGTAAAGCCCTGTATGAAAGGGGATTATGCCTTTGCAAATCTGAGAACTCTGATGCCGGAAGTATTAAATGAAACCCTGATACATGGAATTGAGGCATTTGGACATATCATTCCGGGATTTTCCAGGGGAGATATGGTATTATCCGGAATTGAAAGCAGAACTTCTTCTCCGGTGCGAATCTGCAGAAACGAAGCCTTTCAGTCCTCTGTATCCGGGATTTATCCCTGTGGAGAGGGCGCAGGCTATGCAGGAGGCATTACATCTGCTGCCATGGACGGACTGAAAGTTGGAGAAGCAATTATGAAAAATCTCATAAATTTTTCGTAA
- a CDS encoding BaiN/RdsA family NAD(P)/FAD-dependent oxidoreductase encodes MEKKQICVVGGGASGMMAAIMAARGGAAVTLLEHNEKTGRKILATGNGRCNLTNRVQTPGCYHSSEPNTAWEILQQFSLSDTLEFFEEIGISVKERDGYLYPASMQAASVQELLEMEARYRKVKIKCREHVKEILPGKKIASQFPFLVKTETWQYEADAVILACGSCASRIDGADGSGYVLTEELGLSLVEPLPALVPLIGKEKYFSKWAGVRVEGRISLLKGTEVVDTQEGELQLTDYGISGIPVFQCSALAARLLKEGQKLTAMLDFLPACTIEEIRQLLGKRREQCPYKSTAALLTGLFPEKLCQVLMEGKPDLFALAEKIKEFPVKIKKTKGFETAQVCTGGVSLSEVNPRTLECKRIPGLYLAGELLDTDGICGGYNLQWAWTTGACAGKEAAKC; translated from the coding sequence ATGGAAAAAAAGCAAATCTGTGTCGTAGGCGGCGGAGCGTCAGGTATGATGGCAGCCATTATGGCAGCGCGAGGCGGCGCAGCCGTTACACTTTTGGAACATAATGAAAAAACAGGCAGAAAAATCCTGGCAACAGGAAACGGACGCTGCAATCTTACCAATCGGGTACAGACGCCTGGGTGTTATCACAGTTCAGAACCCAATACAGCCTGGGAGATTTTACAGCAGTTTTCCCTTTCGGACACCCTGGAGTTTTTTGAAGAAATCGGTATTTCTGTAAAGGAGAGGGATGGATATCTGTATCCTGCGTCCATGCAGGCAGCCAGCGTACAGGAGCTTTTGGAAATGGAGGCGCGTTATCGAAAGGTAAAAATCAAATGCAGGGAACATGTAAAGGAAATTCTTCCGGGAAAGAAAATAGCCTCCCAGTTTCCTTTTTTGGTAAAAACAGAAACCTGGCAGTATGAGGCAGATGCTGTGATTCTGGCCTGTGGCTCCTGTGCTTCCAGAATCGATGGGGCGGACGGCAGCGGTTATGTACTGACAGAGGAGCTGGGACTTTCTCTGGTGGAGCCTCTTCCGGCACTGGTGCCTTTGATTGGAAAGGAAAAATATTTTTCCAAGTGGGCAGGTGTCCGTGTGGAAGGACGGATTTCTCTTCTGAAAGGAACAGAGGTGGTAGATACGCAGGAAGGGGAACTGCAGCTTACAGATTACGGTATTTCCGGCATTCCGGTTTTTCAGTGCAGTGCTCTGGCAGCCAGACTCTTAAAGGAAGGGCAGAAACTTACTGCTATGCTGGATTTTCTGCCCGCCTGTACCATAGAGGAAATCAGACAACTTCTGGGAAAACGACGGGAGCAATGTCCCTACAAATCCACTGCTGCGTTGCTTACAGGACTTTTTCCGGAAAAGCTTTGCCAGGTGCTTATGGAGGGAAAACCGGATCTTTTTGCACTAGCAGAGAAAATCAAAGAATTTCCTGTGAAAATAAAGAAAACAAAAGGTTTTGAAACTGCCCAGGTGTGTACAGGAGGTGTTTCTCTTTCAGAGGTCAATCCCCGTACCCTGGAATGTAAGCGCATACCCGGACTGTATCTGGCAGGAGAACTGCTGGACACAGACGGCATCTGCGGAGGATATAACCTGCAGTGGGCATGGACAACCGGCGCCTGTGCAGGAAAGGAGGCGGCAAAATGTTAA
- the mreC gene encoding rod shape-determining protein MreC, producing the protein MKKKHNWTIKSKHVLAAMVLGCVGLMIFAAAVKFPIEPVRNAAGYIIVPFQKGINKVGAALDDATAGFQNKQTLVKENKKLQKKVDELTAENSRLTQGLTELERLQELYQLDQDYSQYDKVAANVISKDTGNWFNSFTINKGTDDGIQKDCNVIAGSGLVGIVTEVGKNWATVRSIIDDTSNVSAMTMSTSDRCIVAGDLRLIDEGKLQFIHLKDKDNKIQEGEKIVTSDVSDKFLKGILIGYVSEIKEDPNNLTKTGTLTPVVDFEHLSEVLVIKELKQQKGDS; encoded by the coding sequence ATGAAAAAAAAGCATAATTGGACGATTAAAAGCAAGCATGTGCTTGCTGCCATGGTTCTGGGCTGTGTAGGTCTGATGATTTTTGCCGCTGCCGTAAAATTTCCCATTGAACCGGTGAGAAATGCGGCGGGTTATATTATCGTACCCTTCCAGAAAGGCATTAATAAGGTGGGAGCTGCTCTTGATGATGCCACAGCAGGCTTTCAGAATAAGCAGACTCTTGTAAAAGAAAACAAAAAACTTCAGAAAAAGGTAGATGAGCTGACCGCAGAAAACAGCCGTCTTACCCAGGGGCTGACAGAGTTGGAGCGTCTTCAGGAGCTTTATCAGTTAGATCAGGATTACAGCCAGTATGATAAAGTGGCTGCCAACGTAATATCCAAGGATACAGGAAACTGGTTCAACAGTTTTACGATTAACAAAGGCACTGATGACGGGATTCAGAAAGACTGCAACGTAATTGCAGGAAGCGGTCTGGTGGGCATTGTCACAGAGGTAGGAAAAAACTGGGCGACAGTCCGTTCCATTATTGATGATACCAGCAATGTCAGTGCCATGACCATGAGTACCTCTGACCGCTGTATTGTGGCAGGGGATTTACGTCTGATCGATGAGGGCAAGCTGCAGTTTATTCATCTGAAGGACAAAGACAACAAAATCCAGGAGGGAGAAAAGATTGTGACCTCTGATGTCAGCGACAAGTTTTTAAAGGGGATTCTCATCGGCTATGTCAGCGAAATCAAGGAAGACCCCAATAATCTGACAAAGACGGGAACTTTGACACCTGTCGTTGATTTTGAGCATTTAAGCGAGGTACTGGTAATTAAAGAATTAAAACAGCAGAAAGGGGATTCCTGA
- a CDS encoding penicillin-binding transpeptidase domain-containing protein, with translation MIFMINKIRNLEITPAQLALDPCSGSVVITDVNTGETLACVTYPGYDNNRLANNMDTEYFAKLSQDLSGPFYNKATQQLTAPGSTFKVITVVAGMEEGIVNDNYGAVCDGQFDKIANAPWCWLHSGHGYMNAVSGITNSCNVFMNQVAYDLGMDANGKYSDSLGVEKLMKYANLFRLNEKSGLEITEVSPTMSTSDALRTSIGQSDLSVTTSQLARYVTTIASRGTSYELSLLDKVTDSKGEVIEDYTPEVKGDMDVADYTWTTVQAGMRGVAQNNASLSSLGISVAGKTGTAQEDLTRPSHALFMGFAPYENPEVGIAVRIGNGYASSNAVDVAKDILRYKYELADESDIVTGAASSVDTTAVRND, from the coding sequence ATGATTTTTATGATAAATAAAATTCGGAATCTGGAAATCACACCAGCTCAGTTGGCTTTAGACCCCTGTTCCGGTTCCGTGGTTATCACAGATGTTAATACAGGAGAAACCCTGGCATGTGTTACTTATCCGGGCTATGACAACAACCGGCTTGCCAATAATATGGATACCGAGTATTTTGCCAAGCTGTCACAGGATTTATCCGGTCCTTTTTACAATAAGGCGACCCAGCAGCTTACTGCTCCGGGTTCTACATTTAAAGTTATTACCGTAGTTGCAGGTATGGAGGAAGGTATTGTTAATGACAATTACGGTGCAGTCTGTGACGGACAGTTTGACAAAATTGCAAATGCCCCCTGGTGCTGGCTGCATTCCGGTCATGGCTATATGAATGCAGTTTCCGGTATCACCAATTCCTGTAACGTGTTTATGAACCAGGTTGCCTATGATTTGGGTATGGATGCAAACGGAAAATATTCCGATTCTCTGGGCGTTGAGAAGCTGATGAAATATGCAAATCTGTTCCGTTTAAATGAAAAGTCAGGTCTGGAAATTACAGAGGTATCTCCGACAATGTCTACCTCTGATGCGCTGAGAACCTCTATCGGACAGAGTGATTTGTCTGTTACCACCTCTCAGCTTGCCAGATATGTCACTACCATTGCGAGCCGGGGAACCAGCTATGAGCTGTCCCTTCTTGATAAAGTAACAGACTCCAAGGGAGAGGTAATCGAGGATTACACTCCGGAAGTCAAAGGAGATATGGACGTTGCAGATTATACCTGGACAACTGTGCAAGCAGGTATGCGGGGAGTTGCCCAAAACAATGCTTCTTTAAGCTCTCTCGGCATTTCCGTTGCCGGTAAAACAGGTACTGCACAGGAAGACTTAACCCGGCCCTCACATGCTCTGTTTATGGGCTTCGCACCTTACGAAAACCCGGAAGTGGGTATTGCTGTCCGCATTGGAAACGGCTATGCTTCCAGCAATGCAGTTGATGTGGCAAAAGATATCCTCCGCTATAAGTACGAGCTTGCAGATGAATCTGATATTGTCACAGGAGCAGCATCTTCTGTTGACACAACTGCAGTACGAAACGATTAA
- the miaA gene encoding tRNA (adenosine(37)-N6)-dimethylallyltransferase MiaA, translated as MKKPLIVLTGPTAVGKTKLSIALAKAVDGEIISADSMQVYKYMDIGSAKITKEEMEGVPHHLIDVLDPGEDFHVVRFQEMAKQAMEEIYAKGKIPILAGGTGFYIQAVVKDIDFSENTEKSPVREALEKLAEEKGSEFLHERLREIDPPSADKIHANNVKRVIRALEYYQMTGERISDHNAREAEKESPYNTAYFVLNDVRERLYARIDSRVDEMLKQGLLEEVQKLADMGYTKDMVSMQGLGYKEILSYLDHTCTLEEAVYILKRDTRHFAKRQLTWFKREKDVIWVNKNEFAYKDKETLDYILKNCEKRGIIPCRK; from the coding sequence TTGAAAAAACCTTTGATTGTACTGACAGGCCCCACGGCTGTGGGAAAAACAAAACTTTCCATTGCCCTTGCAAAGGCAGTGGACGGAGAAATTATTTCAGCGGATTCCATGCAGGTGTATAAATATATGGATATTGGTTCCGCAAAAATTACAAAAGAAGAGATGGAGGGAGTTCCCCATCATCTCATTGATGTGCTGGATCCGGGAGAAGATTTTCATGTGGTGAGGTTTCAGGAAATGGCAAAGCAGGCTATGGAGGAAATTTATGCCAAAGGGAAAATCCCTATCCTCGCCGGAGGAACCGGATTTTATATTCAGGCAGTGGTAAAGGATATTGATTTTTCAGAAAATACAGAAAAATCTCCGGTGAGGGAAGCGTTGGAAAAGCTGGCAGAGGAAAAGGGAAGCGAATTTCTTCACGAAAGGCTGCGGGAGATTGACCCTCCTTCTGCAGACAAAATCCATGCCAACAATGTGAAGCGTGTGATTCGCGCTTTGGAGTATTATCAGATGACAGGAGAACGGATTTCAGACCATAACGCCAGAGAGGCAGAGAAGGAATCTCCTTATAATACGGCTTACTTTGTATTAAATGATGTGCGGGAAAGATTGTATGCCCGCATTGACAGCCGGGTGGACGAGATGTTAAAGCAGGGGCTTTTAGAGGAAGTCCAAAAGCTGGCAGATATGGGGTATACCAAAGATATGGTTTCCATGCAGGGGTTAGGATATAAGGAAATCCTGTCCTATCTGGATCATACATGTACGCTGGAAGAAGCGGTTTATATTTTAAAGCGGGATACCCGCCACTTTGCCAAACGGCAGCTTACCTGGTTCAAACGCGAAAAAGACGTAATCTGGGTGAATAAAAATGAATTTGCATATAAGGATAAAGAAACCCTTGATTATATATTGAAAAACTGTGAGAAAAGAGGAATTATACCATGCAGGAAATGA
- a CDS encoding rod shape-determining protein: MPLHKTFGVDLGTSTVKIYSQDQDTVLTEKNMIAIRNQKQILAVGNEAYGIFEKNPSNVSVISPMAYGKIADVTHTEMVLQALLDKINAGNVFSNILYLAVPSDLSEIEQRAYYTIGNSNRKNNIYMVNKTIADAVALGIPINHTKGSMIVNIGAQSTEISVIEKGRVVLSKIVEIGGKQLNEAIVNEVRKQYNLYIGNRTARRLKFSLAYLKEDIREARKIVGVDSLSGLPREGIIPSDMIYETILGPIRSICEEIKFFLERTPPQIYQNIQEQGIFLAGGTARIPDMDWFLSQATGEKVRLSGYYELCTIYGLKEIIGNRTLQKWVR, encoded by the coding sequence ATGCCATTGCATAAAACGTTTGGAGTAGACCTGGGAACCAGTACGGTAAAAATTTATTCACAGGACCAGGATACTGTTTTAACGGAAAAAAACATGATAGCCATTCGCAACCAGAAGCAGATTCTGGCAGTCGGAAATGAGGCATATGGGATTTTTGAAAAAAATCCGTCTAATGTATCTGTGATTTCGCCCATGGCTTATGGGAAGATTGCAGATGTCACTCACACAGAGATGGTTTTACAGGCTTTACTGGATAAGATAAATGCCGGCAATGTTTTCAGCAATATTTTATATCTGGCGGTTCCTTCGGATTTGTCAGAAATTGAACAGCGGGCCTATTATACCATTGGAAATTCCAACAGAAAAAATAATATTTATATGGTGAACAAAACCATCGCAGATGCGGTGGCGCTTGGAATTCCCATTAATCACACAAAGGGAAGCATGATTGTCAATATCGGGGCTCAGAGTACAGAAATTTCTGTTATCGAAAAGGGACGGGTGGTACTGAGTAAAATTGTAGAAATCGGCGGCAAGCAGTTAAACGAAGCGATTGTCAACGAGGTACGCAAACAGTACAATCTCTACATTGGGAACCGGACAGCCAGAAGACTGAAATTTTCTCTTGCCTATCTGAAGGAGGATATCCGGGAAGCGAGAAAAATCGTGGGAGTTGACAGCTTAAGCGGTTTGCCAAGAGAGGGGATTATCCCTTCAGATATGATATATGAAACAATTTTAGGTCCTATCCGCTCTATCTGCGAGGAAATTAAATTTTTTTTAGAGAGAACGCCGCCCCAGATATATCAGAATATACAGGAGCAGGGGATTTTCCTTGCAGGCGGAACTGCCAGAATTCCGGATATGGACTGGTTTTTAAGCCAGGCAACCGGAGAAAAGGTACGTCTGTCAGGATATTACGAACTCTGCACCATTTATGGGTTGAAAGAAATTATTGGAAACCGTACCCTGCAAAAATGGGTCAGGTAG
- the radC gene encoding RadC family protein, which yields MKQIPEEERPYEKCVRLGAEALTDAELLAVLLRTGTKGSPSVHMAEEVLNLSREKEGLLGLHSLSLTQLKSVKGIGKVKAVQIKCIGELSKRIAQTTARKGLQFTKPWSIADYYMERLRHKEQEELICMMLDTKNHLLGEEMIFKGTVNASLVSPREVFLAAMSYHAVGILLVHNHPSGDPAPSQADLDFTQRILEAGELLGISLLDHIIIGDCRYLSFRQQGIF from the coding sequence ATGAAACAGATACCAGAAGAAGAACGGCCCTATGAAAAGTGCGTGCGTCTGGGCGCAGAAGCCCTTACAGACGCAGAACTTCTTGCTGTTCTTTTACGAACCGGAACGAAGGGAAGCCCTTCTGTTCATATGGCGGAGGAAGTTTTGAATCTGTCCAGAGAAAAAGAAGGACTTTTAGGGCTTCACAGCTTAAGTCTTACCCAGTTAAAATCCGTAAAAGGTATCGGAAAGGTGAAAGCAGTACAGATTAAGTGTATCGGGGAGCTTTCCAAACGCATTGCTCAGACAACGGCAAGAAAAGGACTTCAGTTTACAAAGCCCTGGAGTATTGCGGATTATTATATGGAAAGACTTCGTCATAAGGAGCAGGAGGAGCTTATCTGTATGATGCTGGATACTAAAAATCATTTGCTGGGGGAGGAAATGATTTTTAAGGGGACGGTAAACGCATCTTTAGTCAGCCCAAGGGAGGTTTTCCTTGCTGCCATGTCTTATCATGCAGTGGGAATTCTTCTTGTACATAATCACCCCAGCGGCGACCCTGCTCCAAGTCAGGCTGATTTGGATTTTACACAGCGGATACTGGAAGCAGGAGAGCTTCTAGGGATTTCCCTTTTAGACCATATTATTATCGGGGACTGCAGATATCTGAGTTTTCGCCAGCAGGGGATTTTTTAA